Proteins from a genomic interval of Chitinophagales bacterium:
- a CDS encoding outer membrane beta-barrel protein, which yields MRDELNQYDMMEEKLRRELLKYEASFEPDDWSLMEEKLDEAEPSYLTYVHHPFFRFAAAALFLLSSLYGIESWITPYSSYNNGIYTSRTDNSNSNNNISENLASVDSANEQGENQNSSLTNIEQINEIDEKNLHYNSIIPSQLAVFSNNSRVNIFENSTNSERYTAMDNEYVLTDNFVTLAAHTQRKMLAIPMAIPYNSSTVYVEDITKRSKRRMPGKRTIRTKIRTSLPPTITKSNAGNVRVGLYTSADINFLDLNAASQCGTSSGIEVTVKPKKEGKFAFVSGVGYSRKKFKTKDVPNNPLMSFLNVEDYGNAENKNVTNTFTSEMEVIEVPLLVQYTLGKGSKKIQPYIEAGATAYIPINQHYTYQSTSTWDQKYPNQIPPDMENIAGGYISEANVGLEIRGEHDNVSTKPYLGIANVNAGVNLRLSERISVHVEGQVKSSIVKHKLDRSIPETELNVGLVGGNDNKFNNRKGLHTLGLQLGVSCGL from the coding sequence ATGAGGGACGAATTAAATCAATACGATATGATGGAGGAAAAGCTTCGAAGGGAACTTTTGAAGTATGAAGCCTCTTTTGAGCCTGACGATTGGTCGTTAATGGAAGAAAAACTGGATGAGGCAGAACCATCTTATCTTACTTATGTGCACCATCCATTTTTTAGGTTTGCCGCTGCCGCACTTTTTTTACTTTCTTCCTTATATGGAATAGAATCATGGATAACACCATATTCTTCTTACAACAACGGCATTTATACGAGTAGGACAGATAACAGTAATTCAAACAATAACATTAGCGAAAATTTGGCCTCGGTAGATTCTGCAAATGAACAGGGTGAGAACCAAAATTCGTCTTTAACTAACATAGAACAAATAAATGAAATAGATGAAAAAAATCTACACTATAATAGTATAATTCCATCTCAATTAGCTGTTTTTTCAAACAATAGTAGGGTAAATATTTTTGAGAACAGCACTAATAGTGAGCGATATACAGCTATGGATAACGAGTATGTGCTTACTGATAATTTTGTGACTTTAGCTGCTCATACACAGAGAAAAATGTTGGCAATCCCAATGGCTATTCCTTATAATTCCTCAACTGTGTATGTAGAGGATATAACTAAGAGAAGCAAACGAAGAATGCCTGGTAAAAGAACCATAAGAACTAAGATAAGAACTTCTTTACCTCCGACTATAACAAAAAGCAATGCTGGCAATGTTCGTGTAGGATTATATACTTCGGCGGACATAAATTTTTTGGACTTGAATGCTGCATCACAATGTGGAACATCTTCTGGTATTGAAGTGACTGTTAAACCCAAAAAGGAGGGCAAATTTGCTTTTGTATCTGGTGTAGGTTACTCACGTAAAAAATTCAAAACAAAGGATGTTCCCAATAACCCATTGATGAGTTTCTTGAATGTAGAAGATTATGGAAATGCAGAAAATAAAAATGTTACCAATACCTTCACTTCTGAGATGGAGGTGATAGAAGTACCTTTGTTGGTACAATATACGCTTGGAAAAGGATCGAAAAAAATACAGCCTTATATAGAAGCAGGTGCAACAGCATACATACCAATCAATCAACATTATACTTACCAATCAACGAGTACTTGGGACCAAAAATATCCTAATCAAATACCTCCAGATATGGAAAACATAGCAGGAGGATATATTTCAGAAGCAAATGTAGGTTTGGAAATTCGTGGAGAACACGACAATGTATCAACTAAGCCTTACTTGGGAATTGCCAATGTGAATGCAGGAGTAAATCTAAGACTTTCTGAACGCATAAGTGTACATGTAGAAGGACAGGTAAAATCAAGTATTGTAAAACACAAATTGGATCGTTCCATTCCTGAAACGGAACTAAATGTTGGATTGGTGGGTGGTAATGATAATAAGTTCAATAATCGAAAAGGATTACACACACTTGGTTTGCAACTTGGTGTAAGTTGTGGATTGTAG
- a CDS encoding 16S rRNA (uracil(1498)-N(3))-methyltransferase, producing MQLFYAPQITQENFVLDEIESRHCIQVLRKNIGDTLQIVDGTGGMYEAIITHAHPKKCAFKIVSTITYPNNPFQIHIAIAPTKNITRFEWFLEKTTEIGITQITPLLTQHSERKNLRTDRLQKILITAMKQSVKAHLPQLNELIPFKKFITNNSSSTDLFKGIAYLDDNNLPLSKVYTKGKSALILIGPEGDFSPEEINFAVQHGFEGVSLGNSRLRTETAGIVACHTLHLANE from the coding sequence ATGCAGCTTTTTTACGCTCCTCAAATTACTCAAGAAAACTTTGTACTAGACGAAATTGAGTCAAGACACTGCATACAAGTGCTGCGAAAAAATATTGGAGATACCCTCCAAATAGTAGATGGAACAGGGGGGATGTATGAAGCGATTATCACCCATGCACACCCTAAAAAATGTGCCTTCAAAATCGTAAGTACCATCACCTATCCAAACAATCCTTTTCAAATTCACATTGCCATTGCCCCTACTAAAAACATCACTCGATTTGAGTGGTTCTTAGAGAAAACTACCGAAATTGGGATTACACAAATAACCCCACTGCTCACACAACATTCTGAGCGGAAAAATCTGCGAACCGACCGACTGCAGAAAATATTGATAACAGCTATGAAACAGTCTGTTAAAGCACACTTACCACAACTGAATGAACTAATTCCTTTCAAGAAATTCATCACCAATAATTCTTCCTCTACCGACCTGTTCAAAGGCATCGCTTATTTAGATGACAATAATCTTCCCTTATCCAAAGTTTATACAAAAGGCAAAAGTGCATTGATTTTAATAGGGCCAGAAGGTGATTTTAGTCCCGAAGAAATTAACTTTGCCGTTCAGCATGGTTTTGAAGGAGTAAGTTTAGGTAATAGCCGCTTACGAACCGAAACCGCAGGTATTGTAGCTTGTCATACCTTGCATTTGGCAAATGAGTAG